From one Bacteriovorax sp. BAL6_X genomic stretch:
- a CDS encoding Fic family protein, giving the protein MRPPFQITSKIMSLVADISRLVGGLEATTLTIPNPKLRKKNKIRTVKSTLAIEGNTFTEEQISAILEGKRVLGSEKELQEVHNAIELYESIDDFNSNKAEDFLKAHKTLMKGLVATAGKWRTRNVGVLAGTKVKHLAPKPMLVPELMEKLFKWLSSEKELHPLILSSIVHYEIEFIHPFEDGNGRMGRFWQALILTENDNFFRYVPVESLIEKNQQAYYQALEDSDKAGDSTIFIEFILGIIKLTLEEMSKEIVGVTNTYADRIQRAKDIFGDKFFSRKEYMEEFKTISSATASRDLKDAVDEDVVEKVGERNQTKYRFVV; this is encoded by the coding sequence ATGAGACCTCCATTTCAAATCACATCTAAAATTATGAGTTTAGTCGCAGATATCTCGAGACTAGTGGGTGGGCTAGAGGCCACAACTCTTACGATTCCAAATCCAAAATTAAGAAAGAAGAATAAGATTCGTACTGTTAAGTCTACCTTAGCAATAGAGGGGAATACTTTCACAGAAGAGCAGATCTCTGCGATTCTTGAAGGTAAGCGCGTGCTTGGAAGTGAAAAGGAATTGCAAGAAGTTCATAATGCTATTGAGCTTTATGAATCGATTGATGATTTCAATTCAAATAAGGCAGAGGACTTTTTGAAAGCACATAAGACCTTGATGAAGGGCCTTGTTGCAACGGCAGGTAAGTGGCGTACAAGAAATGTGGGAGTACTTGCGGGAACGAAAGTAAAACACCTCGCGCCTAAACCTATGCTCGTTCCTGAACTTATGGAAAAACTATTTAAATGGTTAAGCTCTGAAAAAGAATTGCATCCTTTAATCTTGAGTTCCATTGTTCATTACGAAATTGAATTCATTCACCCATTCGAAGATGGAAATGGAAGGATGGGGCGATTTTGGCAAGCACTCATTTTGACCGAAAATGACAACTTCTTTCGTTACGTTCCGGTGGAGAGTTTGATTGAAAAAAATCAGCAAGCATACTACCAAGCTTTAGAGGACTCGGATAAAGCGGGTGATAGCACGATCTTTATCGAGTTTATTCTGGGAATCATAAAGCTGACCCTAGAAGAGATGTCGAAAGAAATCGTCGGTGTGACAAATACTTATGCTGATCGTATTCAAAGAGCGAAAGATATTTTTGGAGATAAGTTCTTTTCACGTAAAGAGTATATGGAAGAGTTCAAAACGATCTCATCTGCGACCGCAAGTCGTGACTTAAAAGACGCTGTTGATGAAGATGTTGTTGAAAAAGTAGGGGAGAGGAATCAGACAAAGTATCGGTTCGTTGTTTGA